Proteins encoded within one genomic window of Glycine soja cultivar W05 chromosome 1, ASM419377v2, whole genome shotgun sequence:
- the LOC114425063 gene encoding uncharacterized protein LOC114425063 — MLEWWDKWELRGLILLSLVSQIILTLLGDRRKRKPSKLRRALVWSSYLLADKVATVAMGVISSNLGEYYNKGEQPKNVNPQLLAFWAPFFLMHLGGPDTITAYALEDNELWLRHFVGLLSQTSLTVYVIILSWKGDWLSHLTIPMLIIGIIKYGERTWSLYRASIKHLRDSFLRSIDSSRKSDQWQESRASSLCGRILNRVFPKKRRKNGGEDLTPIGDPTTFLRAICIFISLFVDLVMNPWDITKDREEVLEDLSMDFTDYFTLVNFELKLMYDVFYTKAFANYGVLGLVSRLITLTTTIVVLVSYPILSENEHLFEDHIITYLLLVGALISEIYAFILVAFSRWTFYYISIKGLSAFSLIPTFMLDVIIKKNEEDNFSSVMGQSNLLNLICNKNLNIKGNFFPMNKLEELPSVSHCLTSKPLETMILQHLQDKSKKGLQSNPLGAPGFRNLLFGKNVSIFTSELEFHRTIITWHIATNLFYYSNEDSMSSVVNSRKNCKEMSDYMFYLLLKQRHMLPVGAALVTLQDTVIDAVEYFKRKNVVPRQDNLPETCTILLQHDIATTGDDKASKMQSASVMFHACNVAKELIAAENGIQMWKFVEELWVEILCYAGAQCRVDMHAQQLRRGPEFLSNVWLLQAHLGLLDQFQFVGSISDNSAHSPEANL, encoded by the coding sequence ATGTTGGAATGGTGGGACAAATGGGAGCTACGAGGATTGATTTTGCTCAGCCTTGTCTCGCAAATTATATTAACACTATTGGGTGACCGTAGAAAACGTAAACCCAGTAAGTTGAGACGAGCACTTGTGTGGTCTTCCTACTTGCTAGCAGATAAGGTGGCAACTGTAGCAATGGGCGTCATCTCCAGCAATTTAGGAGAGTATTACAACAAGGGTGAACAACCAAAGAATGTTAATCCTCAGCTTCTTGCATTTTGGGCTCCTTTTTTTCTAATGCACCTTGGTGGTCCTGATACAATCACAGCCTATGCTTTAGAAGACAATGAGTTATGGCTAAGGCACTTTGTTGGTTTGTTGTCTCAAACGTCCCTGACTGTCTACGTAATTATTTTGTCTTGGAAAGGAGATTGGCTTTCACATCTTACCATTCCCATGTTAATTATTGGGATTATTAAGTATGGGGAAAGGACATGGTCTTTGTATCGAGCTAGTATCAAGCATCTTAGGGATTCTTTCCTTCGTTCAATAGATTCTTCTAGGAAGAGCGACCAATGGCAAGAATCAAGGGCTAGCTCTCTATGTGGTCGAATTCTCAATCGGGTCTTtccaaaaaagagaagaaagaatggGGGAGAAGATTTGACTCCGATTGGAGACCCAACGACTTTTCTTCGAGCCATTTGTATCTTCATAAGCCTCTTTGTTGATTTGGTCATGAACCCCTGGGACATTACTAAAGATAGAGAAGAAGTACTTGAAGATTTAAGTATGGACTTCACCGACTATTTTACCTTAGTGAATTTCGAACTTAAATTAATGTACGATGTGTTCTACACCAAGGCATTTGCAAATTATGGCGTCTTGGGTTTGGTGTCACGCTTGATCACTCTAACTACCACTATCGTTGTGCTTGTGTCATATCCTATTTTAAGTGAAAATGAGCACCTATTTGAGGATCACATCATCACATACCTCTTGCTAGTTGGAGCATTGATATCGGAAATATATGCCTTTATATTGGTTGCGTTCTCCAGATGGACATTCTACTACATTTCAATTAAAGGTCTATCGGCATTTTCTTTAATCCCAACGTTTATGCTGGATGTGATCAttaagaagaatgaagaagataATTTTTCTTCGGTAATGGGACAGTCTAACTTGTTGAATTTGATTTGCAACAAAAATTTGAACATAAAGGGTAATTTCTTCCCGATGAACAAGTTAGAAGAACTCCCAAGTGTTAGCCATTGCTTAACCTCTAAACCGTTAGAAACAATGATCCTTCAACACTTGCAGGATAAATCCAAGAAAGGCCTGCAGTCAAATCCTTTAGGCGCCCCGGGATTTAGGAATCTTTTATTTGGGAAAAATGTTTCAATTTTCACAAGTGAGCTTGAATTTCATAGAACCATTATTACTTGGCACATTGCTACAAATCTGTTTTATTACTCTAACGAGGACTCGATGAGTTCTGTAGTGAATTCAAGGAAGAACTGCAAAGAGATGTCTGATTATATGTTTTACCTCTTGCTCAAGCAACGTCACATGTTGCCAGTAGGAGCAGCGTTGGTAACTCTTCAAGACACTGTCATTGATGCCGTGGAATATTTCAAACGCAAGAATGTTGTTCCGCGACAAGACAATTTACCTGAAACTTGTACGATATTACTTCAACATGACATAGCTACAACAGGAGATGATAAAGCCTCAAAGATGCAAAGTGCATCTGTTATGTTTCATGCTTGTAATGTAGCAAAAGAACTCATTGCTGCAGAAAATGGAATCCAAATGTGGAAATTTGTTGAAGAATTGTGGGTTGAGATTTTGTGCTATGCTGGTGCTCAATGTAGAGTAGATATGCATGCTCAACAACTTAGAAGAGGCCCTGAATTTCTCTCTAATGTCTGGCTCCTTCAAGCTCATCTTGGTTTGTTAGATCAATTTCAATTTGTAGGATCAATTTCAGATAACAGTGCTCACAGCCCTGAGGCAAATTTGTAA